A stretch of the Solanum dulcamara chromosome 6, daSolDulc1.2, whole genome shotgun sequence genome encodes the following:
- the LOC129891721 gene encoding uncharacterized protein LOC129891721: MDKPKSPEIVFSGVKNSLPKLNTNPNSGTKIHSPFFQTSALKKRKPPSLMSLCLGIIGGHFEDIIEDLTEIAANFSSTMKMALVAIARRRRLLNDDVIVALADSSWQILDLSGSEVSDFGLSQVVKTCKYLQAVDISRCSKLTSVSVSELLQNCRSLEILRWGGCPRSENTARRCFTLLKPTLEHVEGDSWEELDTLEIARGATSLRWLLWPKVEKDQLEILSEECPRIIVNPKPSPLGYRGLDVPREARLDVSLDDPIVEDIDPKTWAVSGFVPKTSPSSVSSTADLPVAEKFRLAFLERDTRLAPKRAKNARQHQRRAEKEWVMMNSSAKALALASLASKSLNIRN; this comes from the exons ATGGACAAACCAAAATCCCCTGAAATCGTCTTCTCCGGCGTAAAGAATTCTCTGCCGAAGCTTAACACGAATCCTAATTCAGGAACTAAAATTCACAGCCCTTTTTTTCAAACATCTG CTCTTAAGAAGAGAAAGCCTCCCAGCTTGATGAGCTTGTGTCTTGGAATTATTGGTGGACATTTTGAGGATATCATCGAAGACCTCACCGAGATAGCTGCTAATTTTTCGTCCACCATGAAG ATGGCACTTGTGGCAATTGCaagaagaagaaggttattGAATGACGATGTCATTGTTGCATTGGCTGATAGCTCCTGGCAAATCCTGGACTTATCTGGTTCAGAGGTCTCTGATTTTGGCCTATCACAAGTGGTTAAAACATGCAAATATCTGCAAGCAGTTGATATAAG TCGCTGCAGCAAGCTCACATCAGTCAGTGTATCAGAACTCTTGCAGAACTGCCGGTCTCTTGAAATACTGAGATGGGG AGGCTGCCCTCGGAGTGAGAACACAGCTCGTAGATGCTTCACTTTGTTGAAGCCAACACTAGAGCATGTGGAAGGAGATTCTTGGGAGGAACTTGATACCTTGGAAATAGCTCGTGGTGCGACATCCTTGCGTTGGCTTTTATGG CCAAAAGTTGAAAAGGACCAGCTGGAGATTTTGTCTGAAGAATGCCCACGAATCATAGTAAATCCAAAGCCGTCGCCACTAGGTTACAGGGGGCTTGATGTACCTAGAGAAGCAAGACTGGATGTATCATTAGATGATCCCATTGTTGAAGATATTGACCCCAAAACCTGGGCAGTTTCTGGATTTGTACCTAAAACATCACCATCATCAGTTTCAAGCACAGCAGATTTGCCTGTGGCAGAAAAGTTTAGACTTGCATTTCTTGAGAGAGATACAAGACTAGCTCCAAAGCGAGCAAAGAATGCAAGACAACACCAACGACGTGCAGAAAAGGAATGGGTAATGATGAATAGCAGCGCAAAAGCACTAGCACTTGCCTCACTGGCGAGCAAATCCTTGAACATTCGGAACTGA